DNA sequence from the Thunnus albacares chromosome 22, fThuAlb1.1, whole genome shotgun sequence genome:
AgtgaattatattaaatgtgaagAATGAAACAGTATTTTTGGACGGTGacttttgaatttttgaataaatatgggtcaaacactctttaaaaacatgtttgtgcagctgataTAAGTTAAAAAAGAAGTCATATAATTCCAGGTAAAAGAAAATTGTTTagggtgtttttttctgctctcaaatgtaaaaatgggtcagATTTAAGTCTAAACAGCATGTAAGGGGTTAAGCCAAATACACGGATATCAGATCTTAATCAACTTGGCTCTGGTTTTATTGTGAAGGCAAACTCAGCTCAGTAAACTGTGCTGCTTTGACGCAGCGGCTCATATCTAAATCGTCCAGCCGCTGCATGCTGGGAGACGCGCCGTGTTGGCCCGCAGAGAAGGTGTGACAGAGCCGAGCAACGACCGCTGACCTTCCGTCCTCGCTCCGCGGTGGAAACATGGCACTGAGCCGCCTGGAAAGGGCTCAGGTATGGCTCTTCAAGGCGGTTATGGGAGTCTTATTTGCGCTGTTTCGGTTCCTGTCGCCTCGGAGACCCGCTCCCAGGAAGCTGCCGCCCGTCAACAACCCGCTACTGGTCCTGTCAGCGACGCAGCTCGCCAAGAAGATCCGGCGGAGAGAGGTGTGTGTCGGTCAAAGCAACTCATAACCCCGCCTGGAGGGGCAGATAGACGGGCTGCAGCTGGTCTCATTAGCTTCAATCTATTACAGTCACTTCCTACTTCTACAAGTATTACAGGTTAAAATGAAACTAGACTACATCATCTGTTAGCCGGTAGTCTTCCCATCTATTatgatttatctttttaaatatcTCTTCTTTGCACACATTTCAATTACAAAACCTAGTGCACTGGTCCAGTCtctagagcagtggttctctaagtggggtccggggaccccCAGGGTCtcttgagggggttccagggaGAGGGTTCAttcattttcactataattACATCCATGAGACAATGACAGCATGTAAgtctattttggtcatgggtttcatgcACTTTCTTTAATGTAACATCTAatagcaaaaatcttatcagatgggggtccgtggtcttttttgtgtcagtttaggggtccttgatgtgaaaaagtttgagaggCACTGCTCTAGAGCTCTTTTATCCAGCCCTGCAGTTTTATCATTGTTTCTGAGTCCATATAAGGGCTCCTGGACTTGGAAACGACAATAAAACTGCATCACCTTTGGAGTAACACCTGACACACCCGCGCTTCCCATTAATACACACATGGATTTAAAGAGGACAATATATAAGAAACTCCAGCCTTTTCTAATGCTGCTGAGCCCGTCAGACAGGTATGGGTTGGTCAATGTGTAGGTGCTGTATTATATACTAattggggagggggggaaacacctttaaaaacacCTTTAAAACACTAGAACGTGATTATTGTAAGCTTCACAGGTGATGCAGTGCTATTTTATTAGATTGCAATATATTGTGCAGGAGTTAATACACTATTTAtaacttctgaaatgtgaatatctttgttttctatgatagtaaactgaatatctttgagttttggactgttgatggAAAATTTCAGTCCTCTGAGGATGTTACCTTGAAAGTAACGATGTCGAGATTTTCTCTTGTATTTTCTGACATAGTCTATGTTTTTCTACTTCTAGTCTCTGAAATTATAGGATTTGCTtctgtaaactaaatatcttttgggtttttgactgttatggAGCATAATAAGCTTTTTTaagacatcactttgggctctgCAATATTACAAAGGGcctatttcattattttctgacattttatagaataaACTCttcattgattaatcgatcatgGAAATAATAGTTGCACTCCAACTTTTACACCCTGTTACACGCCCTGTACTTTTTTTGCAgtggaaaataaaaagttaaaagacaTCAATATGCAATTACTAgtatgaaatattattttttgtcatcttttcttTGCATTATACACTTGTTTAGGACACTTAAGATGTCATATTTCAACACTGATTTGAAGCTTAAATCTGATCTATGGGAACGATTTGCAAACCAGTGTCAAATTTCACTCGGAggaatgcatgcatgcattatCACACCAAAAAAATTAagaattattacatttttggcGTGTTTTTGCAGGTGTCCAGTGTGGAGGTGGTGCAGGTTTACATTGACAGGATCCAGGAAGTCAACCCTTTACTGAACGCTATGGTGAAAGACAGGCAAGAATCGCTCCTCCTCATCTGATTCTTTGCTCTAATGTGCAACACAAGTGCAATGTCATTTTACTGGTTTTGTATTGGTTTTTATTGATTGCATTGgtcttattgtgtgtgtgttttcaatgcattaatgattttaaagatgttttttaagtatttaagtaTGTCTGGAGATGATGAGTCCAAGAAAAATTCCCCTAAAGGGACAATAAAgtcttaaataaataataagtaaataaaaccttcctattctcttctctctaaagtatgtccaaactttttactggtactgtatgtttttattctcattatttaaattattttctctataatttgctatttccttttttattttacttcctacacaaaatgtatcatcaattaatcactAATGTCatcaaaaaatctgaaatttgtGTTGCGTGTATCGAGTATATCGGTTATATAACACAACATATAACAGATTCTGACGTTCACAAGTTCTCGTCAttgatgtaaaatgttaaaatcaagCCTCGTTAAACAGCGTTTGGTcaagaaatgtaatttttctctcttttccagGTTTGCTGCTGCCCTCCAGGAGGCGGCCCAGGTTGATAAGCTGATTGAAGAGGaaactggaggagaggaggtctTGGAGGACCGACTCCCTTTACTGGGAgtccctctctctgtcaaagAGGCTTTTGCCCTGCAGGGTAACTTCTTGCTATTTAATATCCAGTTTGTCACTTGAAACCAGcagacagtttcttcttcttacaCACATCAAATTGTCAATGTTTGAGTCAACGTGACACTGGTGCACGTCCAGCCGCACCCTCTCACTGTATACATACAGCTAATTCCATAATACAAGTGGCTGCAAGTAATGTATGTAAGAATTTGAGGCAGCGTTGTTAATCCTGTTACAAAACCCTGTTATATAAGCCATACTTAGTTTCAGTCAACATTTGAATCTGATCTCAACTTTAGTATTTATGAGTCACTGTTCAGTGGAAAAAATGTAACTTTCTTCTTGCATCATGCTGAGCTCAGTATGACCTTTCTGCTTTACTCAAagcataaaaagaccaaaaaaaacagcattttcagCAAATGAGAATGAAAGTATTGTGCCAGTCTTGAGCTTTAAGTCTATTTGTCACTCTCTCTTTGCGTCAGGCATGCCCCACACTACAGGTGTGGTCTCAAGGCGAGGAGTTTTGTCCACTGTCGACTCTCCACCGGTGGCCCTGCTGAAGAGAGCTGGAGCCATCCCGCTGGGCGTCACCAACTCCAGCGAGCTGTGCATGTGGTCCGAGTCCCACAACCATCTGTACGGCATCACCAACAACCCGTACGACCTGGAGAGGATACCGGGAGGAAGTTCAGGTCAGCAACTGTTGGTTGAATTATTGGTTGGCGAGTTAAAGGATCGACTTTCTCTTTTATAGAGGGAATCGGACGCTGTTGTTGAGTTAAGGTTCAGAGTCATGAACCATTCATTCAGAGCAGCTTATCGCTGGAGTCTGTGTCTTTGTTTCCAGGAATAGCTCTGGTTTTACCTCATAATCATATTACAgtacactgcagacacacagagaggctcTGTATGGCTTCTAATTGAGCTCAgtggaatgaaaaaaatatgttctgTAAATGAAAAACTAGAAAACAAGTAAATCGTTGGACTATTCTTTACATGTCCAGGATTAAAGAGTCTTCAGTTGAACTGTAGGTGGAACTTTGTGTTTGGTCATATTTCAAAATGGAGGCTTGCCTTTCTCTAATTTTACAAACATTACTGATATATATGAACATTAACAagtacataaaacattacacaaaTACAATATTGTCTCTCAGCATCCGACTACTTGTGTTGGACCTGATCGTTGTGTCAAAGGTTACGGCAGATAAACAGGAGTTATCATGAAGATACCACAAAGGTGAATCAGAGGAATGGTAACATGGTAACACTGTTTTTTCACTACTCACAGAAAATGGTGATTGAAGGAATTGGTTTCAGCTTTATGATTTTCCAGTTTAGCCACTGTACCACTAACTGGTTTAGAAATAATACTGGAGCGATACACACTGGGTGTTTTATCTTTTACAGCCTAGTTGCATTTTTTATGATCACATAAAATACTTTTATCAATCAATACTTTCTTaatataaatgtacattatatcataaaacatttagGCCTGATAATAGGTGCAGCATGGAGACCACATGATTTTATGCAACAGTGCAGGTTTAAACCCGTTTTAAACCTTAAATCCAGCTAAACGAGTGACAGAGCAACAAGCGCAATAAGAGGCTTCCTGTTTTCTAGCACAGAGATTATAAATCATAACTCTGACTCTAATTTAATGAATCAAATGAACTATTATTAAATGTGCCCTGGCAgtgtccctgttttgtttgtgtcatgCACAAACGCACAAACTTACCTCGTGTCTCTCTGTTTATGTGCTCTGCCTATCTCAGGTGGAGAGGGGAGTATCCTGGGAGGAGCAGGTGCGGTCATCGGCGTGGGCTCAGACATCGGCGGCAGCATCCGTATGCCCTGTTTCTTCACCGGAATATTCGGCCATAAAACGACTCCTGGTAAGAGACACTAAATGTATAGAAACATGTAGGTTGCATCATCTGGACTAAAGCGTGTGTAAAGTGAGAGACTgtaactgatgtgtttttgcaggTGTCGTGTCAAATGAGAACCAGTACCCTCCTTCCTCCGGCAGACAGAATGAATACCTCAGCACTGGTCCCATGTGCCGCTACGCCGAGGACCTGCTGCCCATGCTCAAGATCATGGCAGGACCAAATGCTGAGAAGTGAGAGCTCTGCTAGTGTCCATTGATTCTgactgaaatctttttttttcaactcagGGAAGCTTTACAGAGGTTGTTCGTAAACGTATGCTGTAATATGTTAATAGCATCTATTAGGGCTGGGTTTAAAAAATcgattttcagattttaaatagaTCTTCATTTGAAACGATCCAATATTGATTCATAAAATCCCAAGATTGATCTTTTAATATATGCCTTTTCCTGCAAGTCTTTAATCATGTAAGTCTTGTGTGGCCAGCCTTTGTTTCTTCATGCAACGAGATCAGGCCACGTGAGAGACTAGTGAACCTCAAAAAACATGGATTTAAAAACTATGGAGACAGATAAGAGCTGGACAAAAGCAAATCTATATGTAAGttgtgcaagagagagagaggtgaaatattatctctctctctctctctttcccaggGCCCAGACTGCTGTTTAGATTTTGTTGTGTTCTCCCACTACATTTACCCTGTTGAAATGTACACATTGCAGTACTTGATTTATCACCTGCAACtacacagatataaatacagatataatCTTGACACTAACTAAAAGTAATAACGCACCGCACCCTCTGCACTAAAGAAAGcacttgtattatttttatctgGTCACTCAATACTTGCTGActgtagagtctgtagagaTGCACTATATTGTGTTGACTGCTGTAGTGTGTTGGTCATCTCTCTTCTAAAGGAACCTCTGTatgcatacatatatgtatgtatgtcctttgcGTATCTCTTGAACCGTTCATCCTATCGACTCcacacttggtgggtgtatggctggggaccaaagggagtgcagtgtcgaatttggtgcaatttggacacatgatacgtttaatattaaaaaacactgaatgaaccAGTGATCAACGAGCCACTCCGctctgtgcaggggcagggCGGAGCGTCAGGGCTCTACCAACTGACTCCAGCATGTCAGGGACGAGGTGTGACACGAATCAGAGAAAAGTGCtccaaaaagagaaaagtagacagtgAAAAGAGAGCATTTAATCAAGAATGTATACTCTTACCCtgtgtctagacagaaagcATAGCGTTAGCAGCACGTtcagcagatcagcagcaggGAGTGAACCgttgtgtctacacaggaggcgttcaggtacattgttgagtGTAGGCCACCCATGTTTTGGAAGCGCTCAGAGccccaatacacaatgactgtagttacacaCGTAAAACAGAGCAAATACTTCCCatgggcagttcaaaaccagtctCACATGTTTTGAGACCACGGCAATTGTGAAGCGCCAAatcacaaatcttttgagcaaacatagTGTGAGCAACAtgtttagcagatcagcagcgAGTGAACCgttgtgtctacacaggaggcattcaggtacattgttgagtgtaggtcacccatGTCTTGGAAGCGCTCAGAGgccaatacacaatgactgtagttatatgtgtaaaacaaaggaaatactTCTCatgggcagttcaaaaccagtttgtctcatatgtcaaagcacaaatctttggagcaaacatacccactcaaatctgaactgaaggcacagaaaataggagCGATTTAAAAGCCAAATGTGATCGATCCACTTGAATTTAagatgcacattattttatttttaaacgcagcccttattttacttgaaatgagaaaagaacttttatttactatcagaatacttattatttataacatctgtgtataatagagtgttagtttctttcatgttgtggGTCTTTATACTCAGTCACACATCATatcaactgtattaatttttGTATGTGTTGAAGCAGCGGCTGGAGGCCAAGCAATCAGCCTGTTCcgaacaggcactgcactagtgtTAGATGAAAAGTACATCGATGTAACTGCTTTGGGGTCAATCTTaacataaacattaatatttttaataatgcacCAGCTTAGGTGGTTCCTTGTACAATTTACAGCATTGGTTCTCTGAGAATCTCTTTCATATCCAAGCAAAATTGGTATTGTAACTAATATATCCCCAATCGAATCGATATCGAATAGGAAATCGAATTGAATCGGGACCTTGTGAATCAGAATCGAATCGATCCGGGAAGTCAGTGGTGATACCCAGTGCTGACATGTAAAGTTATTGCTTAGAAGCAAATATGACAGTCATCGTaggaggcacacacacacaccctaaatTCTTTGCAGGTGCTCAGTAACAATAATCTGCtcaaacaaacacctgcacactgCTGTTTTATTCCTAATTCTTTTCTTCTACGTGGACAGGCTGATGTTTTGATTGCAAATGTTCTTTGTCAGGTaaaggtgagtgtgtgtgtgggtgtgaggcAAATATAGTGTTTAACAATGTAAATCTCCTTATTCACTCAGATGGCGAAACCTTAAGTGAATGCAAAGAACTAAACCACAAGGCCAAGAGCTGGGTGTGGTTTGTTTGACTTGACAGTGTTTAAGCTCAAATCTCTGAGGAGTGGCAGGATTCAACAAATGTCTTTGTGCACCCATGTTTGTCTCATATACTGTGTGCGgtttgcacatgtgcacacaggTTGTCGTTGAACACAAAGGTTGACCTGAAGAAGCTGCGGTTCTTCACCATCCCTCACGATGGCGGAGCTCTTCTGACCCGCCCCGTCAGCAAAGAGCTGATGCAGATCCAGCGGGAGGTGTGTTGAATCCTTTCAGTCAAATTAACTTCTGAAGAGTCTGGAAAACTGGACATCGGggattattttaaaattaaaatcctCATTTTGGTGTTTTCCAGGTGGTGCAGCGTCTGGAGGCCGATTTCGGGGTGAAGGTCCAGGAGGTGAAACTCCCTGGGCTCCGATACAGCTTCCAGATCTGGGACACTTACATGGGTCTTCCTGACAAAGAAGGCAAAGTAAGTCTACCTGACAACCTGATCCCGTGCTGCGTACCCTTGCATGTCTGTCCAGTGTTATATCAGGTTTCCTTATAGTAGAATGAAGATGAACAGGAAAGACTGGAGGGAAACAGGCTTCAGTTACTTTGAAATTAAGACTCTTTCTGATGGGACGACTTTGGGAGTGAAGGAAAGCAGGCCGAGGCCAAGTCGGAGTCACAGCACCTATTGTAGTCTGCAGCCCAGAAATGGTTCACTAATCTGTTTAGCTACCAGGGCACagtattatacacacacacactctctcattaCACAGGCTGCCTTGACTTgtacacatttattttggtaTGAACAGAAATGTGTATTCAGTTTAAGATAATGGCAGGTTTGATAaatttttaaatcattattcGTTTTTTCCCCAATTGTGGTGTGGAGCACAGACAGAACATACAATCATAACAAAATGAGAGCACATAACATGGCTTAAGTACAAGAAATgttacttaaaggaccagtgtgcagaatttagtggcatctagcagaatggacttggcagaaatggaatataatattcataagtatgttttaattaatgtataatcacctgaaaataagaattgttgagccctttatatctgcaTAGGGAGCAGGTCTTCTTCCACAGAGTCTGCCAagttgcaccgccatgtttctacagtagcctggaatggacaaaacaaacactggcttTAGAGGGCCTTTAGTGTTTTTTGTGGTTgacagttggttgcaatctgcagcctcgccgctagatgtcactaaatcctgaacactgcacctttaaacaatggaagtatatttttcaaaaaggcACTTAATTCACAAATAACGTTTGGCTTATCTGGTTgtaataacattaatttaaacataaacattcaaGCCCACTTTTAACAAAataacagttacacagcaatGCAGCTCTCTGTCCTCATGATAGTGACTCTATTTCAACATGATTTATGGAGTTTTTCAGTAAAATTGTCAAATTTTGAGCAGTGTCGCATCTTAACTCCAAAATGTGCCTCGTGTACAAGTGGGGACAGACCTGCTTAATTATTCCAatataaaaaaaccccaaaaacttGCTCTGAAAGTCCACAGATGGGATGTATTAAGTGTTAACTGCTTCATGACCTTTTTACAAAATGTCTGATTGCTGAAAGCTCTTTTATTCCAGCTCCtctcttttaccttttttctttttgtgggTTTTAAGAACAATAATTCAGTGAAGCTAGCGTGTGCTGCTACTTCTAGCTAATATTTTGTGGTCCGTACAAGCGTGTATTATTATTCGTGACTGATAAATCTCACTTGTGCTATAAAAAGCCTGGTACTGAGATAAAACCCTCACAGTACAATAAGGGCACTAACACAGGCCTGTGTTCACAGCGTAATAGTGGGGAGTTGACAAAGTGAGACGTCCAGCGGCAGCAGAAAACAGCGATCATATGACTGTGTCTCTGACAtgtgaagagaaacagaacagCTCTGTGGTCACTGaaacataataaacacacacagaaacaaaaatttaaaaattttttCCCCCCTAGCCTCCTCAGCCGTTTGTCGAGCTGATGGGAGAACCTGGACGGCCGGTGTGGCCTGTGTGGGAGCTGCTGAAATGGATGATGGGAAAATCAGAGCACACCATGGCTGCTATCGGTAAGAGGCAGGAACATAACTTTTATTTAGGACTGCAGCTAACAATTTTTATTATCCATtaatctataaaacatcagaaaacagtgaaaatgtcagTATGActaaaaaaagttaatttgatggctgtaatgaaatgtttattatataCTGTGAAGTATTATAGATTTAGTAATATAGattatttaaatgacaaatgCGGGTTTGAAAACAAACGTGAGTTatgatgttaaaatgaaaagaacaagTAGATGGTCATAAAATCCATCACGTCCTTATTTGTAGCTGCATAAATAAAGACTCAGCCGTCCTAAAGCTGCAGCTGAACCGGACTGTGTGTGTCTCCGATGTCTTCAGGTCTGGCCCTGCTGGAAATGGCGCATGGATCCAAACCCGCTTCCCCCTTCATCATCCAGCAGAAGGAGAAGCTGCAGAAGGAGGTGGAAGAGCTGCTGGGGACTGACGGAGTTTTTCTTTACCCCTCGCATCCAAGAGTGGCGCCCAAACACCACCACCCGCTCTTCAGACCCTTTGACTTCTCCTACACCGGTACGTGATCCTCcgcttctcctctgctctccgcTGTCCTGCCTCGACTAGTAAAGCTACTGCACTGTGCTAGTTTGGACTTGGCGAAGAAtgaaacagcagagcaaagAAAACTTTACTTGCAACACGACTCATTTGTAAGATTTTGCAGTTGAAGTtaagtctttatttttttagccCAAACATAAAAAAGCATCGCTGTTTGGTTATTGGGTCATAAAACTTTGTCTGGTTGGATAATTTCCATTATTCTTCTACTTACTTTTGTCATTATTCTTAATTTAGTTGAACGTATTCCATACGtccacacatttacacatgtaTACAAACACAGTCCTGCTGTTAACTTTATTCCCGACTCATTCGACActgttttaaaatcaaatcCTACAGTATATTCTGTCCTTCCGTTAACACATTTGAAttaattattcttttattttttttggtcTGTGCCTCCTTTGATGGCACTTGTCACAATGTCATTTCACTTAACAGAATAAGCCTAACAGctttaaaagcacaaaatcataaaaaattTCATGACAGTCAACAATTTCTCCTCATTTCTGTCATCTTAAAGCATTTTATTCCATTAAATGCTCCACTAGAACTATCAAACGCTCTCTGGTTGAGCTGTCCAGcctttaaaactttatttccacGTACCTTTTCGTTTTTTATCCGCAGGTATTATCAACATCCTCGGGCTGCCGGTCACCCAGTGCCCTCTGGGTCTGAACGAGGAGGGTCTGCCCATGGGCGTACAGGTCGTGGCTGGGAAGCTGCAGGACCGTCTGCCTCTCGCTGTGGCGCTCTACTTGGAGAAGGCGTTCGGAGGCTGGAGGGACCCCGGAGCCAACTAAAcgcccccccacacacacacacacagtctcaccCGCTAACAGCCATTACCAAACCTCCAGACTGGAGCAGGTTGGATCAAAGTTCGTGGCGCACTGTAATTGCCTTGATGCTTTGCTGTAGTACACGGACACCAAGAGGTACAATCAGCACGTTGAATGTTCAGGTGGAAGAGGTTGATCTTTGCACTGTCATGGTTTTATCATTTACCCTGTttagggacttttttttttgtcatgagcACGAGCTTTAAAAGAATTGATTTTATATTAGTGGTGATATCTTTAATGAGGCATTCACATTATCACGCAAATAAACAAGGTTTTTGTGCTGTACATGACTTAATATGCAATGTTTGATCAGGACATATAAGTCttctgtgtgtgtagtgtaaAATAGCAGATACCTGTTCATTATAGAACATGGAAAGAACTCACGCAAATAGTTTTTCCTCTATTTTATACAGATATACGGttacatgtgtatgtgcagtAGGTCTAACTACTGTTGATTAACTCTCAAAAGGTCAGTTAGTGGAAGGTTCGAGGTTTTAAATGccttgcacgcacacacaagtgTTACTTTGATTAATTAGACGTGTGCTCCGGTTCAGGCTGAGTGGAGCGATGCTGACAACACCTGACTCCATATACATTAAAGAAACATAAAGCTGTAACTTGTCCTGCACTCACAGGCGCAACCAGTCAAAGGGAGACGACAATCAAGCAGAATAAGTGTGAACACCTGAGCTGGTGTGTACAATACATGTGTAGGTGCTTTTAATTAATTGCTAAAGCTAAACAACAGACGACAGAATAATCGGCATCCTTGACACCAACGCGGGACgtcaaaatgttttcagtatgGACcgttaaacatgcaaaacctcTCCTGCGTGATAATGTGAATGCTTGCAGTTAATCGACTGTGGTGCCTGTTTTATGCTGCAACTCATCTGTTTCAGATAATAAATGGTCTGAATCTTTAACCTCATCTCTTCTTtaacaaaacacacttttgtCCAACCTGCGTTTAGTTGAATCAAACTGGTTCGCCCAGTTTTTCCTGTGCGAAAAGAGAAAACCAGAGCAACCGAACTAAAGGTTTGAAAAGGCTCTTGAGACAAATACCAAAACGCCCCCCTGGAGTCTGttgtcactttattttcttcccttc
Encoded proteins:
- the faah2b gene encoding fatty-acid amide hydrolase 2-B, which codes for MALSRLERAQVWLFKAVMGVLFALFRFLSPRRPAPRKLPPVNNPLLVLSATQLAKKIRRREVSSVEVVQVYIDRIQEVNPLLNAMVKDRFAAALQEAAQVDKLIEEETGGEEVLEDRLPLLGVPLSVKEAFALQGMPHTTGVVSRRGVLSTVDSPPVALLKRAGAIPLGVTNSSELCMWSESHNHLYGITNNPYDLERIPGGSSGGEGSILGGAGAVIGVGSDIGGSIRMPCFFTGIFGHKTTPGVVSNENQYPPSSGRQNEYLSTGPMCRYAEDLLPMLKIMAGPNAEKLSLNTKVDLKKLRFFTIPHDGGALLTRPVSKELMQIQREVVQRLEADFGVKVQEVKLPGLRYSFQIWDTYMGLPDKEGKPPQPFVELMGEPGRPVWPVWELLKWMMGKSEHTMAAIGLALLEMAHGSKPASPFIIQQKEKLQKEVEELLGTDGVFLYPSHPRVAPKHHHPLFRPFDFSYTGIINILGLPVTQCPLGLNEEGLPMGVQVVAGKLQDRLPLAVALYLEKAFGGWRDPGAN